A section of the Oncorhynchus gorbuscha isolate QuinsamMale2020 ecotype Even-year linkage group LG06, OgorEven_v1.0, whole genome shotgun sequence genome encodes:
- the LOC124037990 gene encoding retinal rod rhodopsin-sensitive cGMP 3',5'-cyclic phosphodiesterase subunit delta-like, which produces MSDSDIMSSTEDRAKEILKGFKLNWMNLRDAETGKVLWQGTEDLSLPGVEHEARVPKKILKCKAVSRELNFSSSEKLEKFHLEQKVFFKGQCLEEWFFEFGFVIPNSTNTWQSLIEAAPESQMMPANVLTGNVVIETKFFDDDLHVSTSRVRLFYV; this is translated from the exons atgtcCGACTCCGACATAATGTCTTCAACTGAAGACAGAGCCAAGGAGATTTTGAAGGGTTTTAAACT AAACTGGATGAACCTGCGTGATGCTGAGACTGGGAAGGTGCTGTGGCAGGGAACAGAGGACCTGTCTCTTCCTGGGGTTGAACATGAAG CTCGAGTCCCCAAGAAAATCCTCAAGTGCAAAGCTGTGTCCAGAGAGCTAAATTTCTCTTCGTCAGAAAAACTGGAAAAGTTCCATCTTGAACAGAAGGTTTTCTTCAAAGGCCAATGCTTAGAAG AATGGTTCTTTGAGTTTGGCTTTGTGATTCCCAACTCCACAAACACATGGCAGTCTTTGATAGAGGCAGCGCCAGAGTCTCAGATGATGCCCGCAAATGTTTTAAC TGGGAATGTTGTTATAGAGACCAAGTTCTTTGATGACGACCTTCACGTCAGCACCTCCCGGGTACGACTTTTCTACGTCTGA